From Pulveribacter suum, a single genomic window includes:
- a CDS encoding oxidative damage protection protein, producing MARTVHCIKLGQEAEGLDFPPYPGDLGKRIYDNVSKKAWGDWLKHQTMLVNENRLNLADARARQYLARQMENHFFGGGADAAAGYVPPSA from the coding sequence ATGGCACGCACCGTCCACTGCATCAAGCTCGGCCAGGAAGCCGAAGGCCTCGACTTTCCGCCCTACCCCGGCGACCTGGGCAAGCGCATCTACGACAACGTGAGCAAGAAGGCCTGGGGCGACTGGCTCAAGCACCAGACCATGCTGGTGAACGAAAACCGCCTGAACCTGGCGGACGCGCGTGCCCGCCAGTACCTGGCCCGGCAGATGGAAAATCATTTCTTCGGCGGCGGCGCAGACGCCGCGGCGGGCTACGTCCCGCCCAGCGCGTAA
- a CDS encoding nitrite/sulfite reductase, with amino-acid sequence MYQYTEFDRQFVQLRAQQFRDQLERWERGELTEEQLLPLRLQNGWYIQRYAPMARIAVPYGEISSTQLRMLAHIAREYDRPTPELLAHAQATQDALEASQPGQTLPAEPLKYGYGHFTTRTNCQFNWIPLSKAADVMDLLASVHMHGIQTSGNDIRNITCDAYEGIAEDGIVDTRPFAEITRQWSSLHPEFTYLPRKFKIAFNGALEDRAAIGWYDIGLQAVRDAQGAVGFTVKVGGGMGRTPIVGTVVRDFLPWPQLLNYIEAIVRTYNSYGRRDNKWKARIKILVKAEGQGFIDAVEQEFKAITELDGAPHTITQAELDRVTSHFAIPELRPAGLPSRVDPQGQLYQRWLRQNVRGHRLPGLCAVTLSFKRVGFAPGDADADTLDALAQLAEQFSAAEARLTHEQNLLLPWVHQSDLPALYEAARKLGLAQPNIGLLTDMIACPGGDFCSLANARSLHIAAAITERYQDLDELFDLGPIDLHMSGCINSCGHHHSGHIGILGVDKDGKEWYQVTLGGADGSQLSGPAIGGKVVGPSFNAAEVPDVIEAVLEVFRTVRKPGELFIDVLRRVGHDPFKAAANGARHPKIDEPALSEQD; translated from the coding sequence ATGTACCAGTACACCGAATTCGACCGCCAGTTCGTCCAGCTGCGCGCCCAGCAATTTCGCGACCAGCTCGAGCGCTGGGAGCGCGGCGAGCTGACCGAGGAGCAGCTGCTGCCCCTGCGCCTGCAAAACGGCTGGTACATCCAGCGCTACGCCCCCATGGCGCGCATTGCCGTGCCCTACGGCGAGATCAGCAGCACCCAGCTGCGCATGCTGGCGCACATCGCCCGCGAATACGATCGCCCCACGCCCGAGCTGCTGGCCCACGCCCAAGCCACGCAGGACGCGCTGGAGGCGTCGCAGCCCGGGCAGACGCTGCCGGCCGAGCCGCTGAAGTACGGCTACGGCCACTTCACCACACGCACCAACTGCCAGTTCAACTGGATCCCGCTGTCCAAGGCGGCCGACGTGATGGACCTGCTGGCCAGCGTGCACATGCACGGCATCCAGACCAGCGGCAACGACATCCGCAACATCACCTGCGACGCCTACGAGGGCATCGCGGAAGACGGCATCGTGGACACGCGCCCGTTCGCAGAGATCACGCGCCAGTGGAGCTCGCTGCACCCCGAGTTCACCTACCTGCCGCGCAAGTTCAAGATCGCCTTCAACGGCGCGCTGGAAGACCGCGCGGCGATTGGCTGGTACGACATCGGCCTGCAGGCCGTGCGCGATGCCCAGGGCGCCGTCGGCTTCACCGTCAAGGTGGGCGGCGGCATGGGCCGCACGCCCATCGTGGGCACGGTGGTGCGCGACTTTCTGCCCTGGCCGCAGCTGCTGAACTACATCGAGGCCATCGTGCGCACGTACAACAGCTACGGCCGGCGCGACAACAAGTGGAAGGCCCGCATCAAGATCCTGGTGAAGGCCGAGGGCCAGGGCTTCATCGACGCGGTGGAGCAGGAGTTCAAGGCCATCACCGAGCTGGACGGCGCCCCGCACACCATCACCCAGGCCGAGCTGGACCGCGTGACCAGCCACTTCGCCATTCCCGAACTGCGGCCCGCGGGCCTGCCCTCGCGCGTGGACCCGCAGGGCCAGCTGTACCAGCGCTGGCTGCGCCAGAACGTGCGCGGGCACCGCCTGCCCGGCCTGTGCGCCGTGACGCTGTCGTTCAAGCGCGTGGGCTTTGCGCCCGGCGATGCGGATGCCGATACGCTGGACGCGCTGGCGCAGCTGGCCGAGCAGTTCTCCGCCGCCGAAGCGCGCCTGACGCACGAGCAGAACCTGCTGCTGCCCTGGGTGCACCAAAGCGACCTGCCCGCCCTGTACGAAGCCGCGCGCAAGCTGGGGCTGGCGCAGCCCAACATCGGCCTGCTCACGGACATGATCGCCTGCCCCGGCGGGGATTTCTGCTCGCTGGCCAACGCCCGCTCGCTGCACATCGCCGCGGCGATTACCGAGCGCTACCAGGATCTGGACGAGCTGTTCGACCTGGGACCCATCGACCTGCACATGAGCGGCTGCATCAACAGCTGCGGCCACCACCACAGCGGCCACATCGGCATCCTGGGCGTGGATAAGGACGGCAAGGAGTGGTACCAGGTCACGCTGGGCGGGGCGGACGGCTCGCAGCTGTCGGGCCCGGCCATCGGCGGCAAGGTGGTCGGCCCGTCGTTCAACGCGGCCGAGGTGCCGGATGTGATCGAGGCCGTGCTGGAGGTCTTTCGCACCGTGCGCAAGCCGGGCGAGCTGTTCATCGACGTCCTGCGCCGCGTGGGCCACGACCCCTTCAAGGCGGCCGCCAACGGCGCGCGCCACCCCAAGATCGACGAGCCCGCCCTGAGCGAGCAGGACTGA
- a CDS encoding DUF934 domain-containing protein — protein sequence MKILAASAYPTGLEAEKRLPIANDADLAELAASGALDGVQAIELHFPKFTDGRAYTQALLLRRRYRFAGDIRATGDVLIDQLVHMHRSGFSSAVLAEGVDPAAAERQFARFSAFYQGDVHEPRPLFAREAA from the coding sequence ATGAAAATCCTAGCTGCCAGCGCTTATCCCACGGGCCTTGAGGCCGAAAAACGCCTGCCAATCGCGAACGATGCCGACCTGGCCGAGCTGGCCGCCAGCGGCGCGCTCGACGGCGTGCAGGCCATCGAACTGCACTTCCCCAAGTTCACCGACGGCCGTGCCTACACCCAGGCCCTGCTGCTGCGCCGCCGCTATCGCTTTGCGGGCGACATCCGCGCCACGGGCGACGTGCTGATCGACCAGCTGGTGCACATGCACCGCAGCGGCTTTTCCAGCGCCGTGCTGGCCGAAGGCGTGGACCCGGCCGCCGCCGAGCGCCAGTTCGCGCGCTTTTCGGCGTTCTATCAGGGCGACGTGCACGAGCCGCGCCCCCTGTTCGCCCGGGAGGCGGCATGA
- a CDS encoding phosphoadenosine phosphosulfate reductase domain-containing protein, producing the protein MSGGATLELDRGLDLAHVNAELGRDAPALVRWALSLNQPAIVTTNFRPFEAVILHLVTQVQPDVPVIWMDNGYNTEATYRYADEVTRLLKLNLRTYLPLRSRAHREALQGPAPALDDPRHAAFTEEVKLEPFARALRETAPKVWFTALRASDSAVRAQMEPVSVNPDGLIKVAPLLHWTSRDLHQYCQDHGLPNNFDYVDPTKGEAQRECGLHLTH; encoded by the coding sequence ATGAGCGGCGGCGCCACCCTGGAGCTGGACCGGGGCCTGGATCTGGCCCACGTCAACGCCGAGCTGGGCCGCGACGCGCCCGCCCTGGTGCGCTGGGCCCTAAGCCTCAATCAGCCGGCAATCGTCACCACCAACTTCCGCCCGTTCGAGGCCGTGATCCTGCACCTGGTCACCCAGGTTCAGCCCGATGTGCCGGTCATCTGGATGGACAACGGCTACAACACCGAGGCCACCTACCGCTACGCCGACGAGGTGACTCGCCTCTTGAAGCTGAACCTGCGCACCTACCTGCCGCTGCGCTCGCGCGCGCACCGCGAGGCGCTGCAGGGCCCGGCGCCGGCGCTGGATGACCCGCGCCACGCCGCGTTCACCGAAGAGGTCAAACTCGAACCCTTCGCCCGCGCCCTGCGCGAGACCGCGCCCAAGGTCTGGTTCACCGCGCTGCGCGCCAGCGACAGCGCGGTGCGTGCGCAGATGGAGCCGGTGAGCGTCAACCCCGACGGCCTCATCAAGGTCGCGCCGCTGCTGCACTGGACGTCCCGCGACCTGCACCAGTACTGCCAGGACCACGGCCTGCCCAACAACTTCGACTACGTGGACCCGACCAAGGGCGAGGCCCAGCGCGAGTGCGGTCTCCATTTAACCCACTGA